Proteins from a single region of Hypomesus transpacificus isolate Combined female chromosome 9, fHypTra1, whole genome shotgun sequence:
- the LOC124471334 gene encoding uncharacterized protein LOC124471334, with amino-acid sequence MEYLNYPLRDTFLDTLKKYPFEQLTDCDTVNLSFNIDGLQLFKSSGKAMWPVLCAVHLKPITVFPITLTCGNKRPTDLHFLDDMVADLNDLQSSGLQHREKTFKVNVLCIVCDAPAKALVRNTKLCSGYYGCDKCTQKGQWFNRVTYQETEELTLRTDEAFRHQTQEEHHHGNTPLLNLPIDMVKAFPIDYMHQACLGVMKKLLLIWSRGEKGCRMSVTQIQEVSSRLLHLKPEIPSIFSRKPRGLEELERWKATEFRQFMLYTGKVVLRGILRDDLYLHFLSFSVVMCILVSSTTLKQYSQYAQQLLQYFVVRGRELYGKTFLVYNTHTMLHITADAVLFDGLDNCSAFKFESFLHTMKRMVRNGRCPLSQVVKRIEERKEEPLQVQKQKITNSPKDRAFVLDSEEGCDVIDETEKNGCHLCRVYSNPQPLFLEPCNSSIIGVFQYKNTTTTMRWIPCETIKSIAMKTQMGDKTIFMKILHKL; translated from the coding sequence ATGGAGTATCTGAATTATCCATTGCGTGATACATTTCTAGACACCCTGAAGAAATACCCATTTGAACAGCTGACTGACTGCGACACAGTTAATCTGTCCTTCAACATTGATGGATTGCAGCTGTTCAAGAGCTCAGGGAAGGCAATGTGGCCTGTCCTATGTGCTGTCCACCTCAAGCCCATCACTGTTTTCCCAATCACACTGACGTGCGGAAACAAGCGGCCAACCGACCTGCATTTTTTAGATGACATGGTGGCAGACCTCAATGATCTACAATCTAGTGGCctgcaacacagagagaaaacatttaaagttaatgttctttgcattgTGTGCGATGCTCCAGCAAAAGCCTTGGTCCGTAACACAAAGCTGTGCTCAGGTTATTACGGCTGTGATAAATGCACTCAGAAAGGACAGTGGTTTAACAGAGTTACATATCAGGAAACAGAAGAACTCACCCTGCGAACAGACGAAGCATTCAGACATCAAACCCAAGAAGAGCACCATCATGGCAACACTCCCCTGCTCAACTTGCCTATCGACATGGTAAAAGCCTTCCCCATTGACTACATGCATCAGGCATGCTTGGGTGTCATGAAAAAGCTTCTCCTCatctggagcagaggagagaaaggttgTAGAATGTCTGTGACACAAATACAGGAGGTGAGCAGCAGGCTTCTTCACCTTAAACCTGAAATTCCCTCAATCTTCTCCCGCAAACCACGAGGTCTTGAAGAGCTGGAAAGGTGGAAAGCCACGGAATTCCGGCAGTTTATGCTGTACACTGGTAAGGTGGTGCTGAGGGGAATTCTGAGGGATGACCTGTACCTCCACTTCTTGTCCTTTAGTGTGGTGATGTGCATTTTAGTGAGCTCTACGACTCTCAAGCAGTATTCACAATACGCTCAACAACTACTGCAGTACTTTGTTGTGAGAGGACGGGAGCTTTATGGCAAGACGTTTCTTGTGTACAATACGCACACAATGCTCCACATAACTGCAGATGCCGTTTTGTTCGATGGGTTGGACAACTGCAGTGCCTTTAAATTTGAAAGTTTCTTGCACACCATGAAGAGGATGGTGAGGAATGGAAGATGCCCCCTTTCCCAGGTGGTGAAGAGGAtcgaggagagaaaagaagaaccCCTGCAAGTGCAAAAACAGAAAATTACAAATAGCCCAAAGGACAGAGCGTTCGTGCTGGATAGTGAGGAAGGCTGCGATGTCATTGATGAGACAGAAAAAAATGGGTGCCACCTGTGCCGTGTATATAGTAATCCGCAACCACTGTTTTTGGAGCCTTGTAACTCATCAATCATTGGAGTGTTTCAATACaagaacacaaccacaactATGAGATGGATTCCCTGCGAAACAATAAAGAGTATCGCCATGAAGACACAAATGGGGGATAAAACGATCTTCATGAAAATCTTACACAAACTATGA